Within Streptomyces albofaciens JCM 4342, the genomic segment CCCGGATGACCGCCGCGCCACGGCCACCCCTCAAGGACCGTGCCGGTGATCTGACGGAACGCGAGACCGAGGTCCTGTGCCTGATCGCCCAGGGCCTGTCGAACGCGGAGATCGCCGACCGCCTGGTGGTGGCCGAGCAGACCGTGAAGTCCCACGTGAGCCGCATCCTGGTCAAGCTGGGCGTACGTGACCGGACCCAGGCGGCGGTCTTCGCGTACGAGACCGGGCTGGTACGGCCGACCGGCTACTGAGGCCCCGCCGGCCGACCGGCCACCCGCTGTCTGCGGCGCCCCCTGTCTGCGGCGCCCCCCGTCTGCGGCGCCCCCCGCCTACGGCACCAGATGCCGCAGTCCCTCCGCGCACTGCTTGGCCAGCTCCGAGGAGCGGGGCAGCATCAGTTCCTCGTACGCCCGCACGGCGTCGTCCACCCGCTCCTCGGTGACCAGCGCCTGAGCCAGGTCGGCGCCGTCGAGCAGCGCGTGGTTGGCGCCCACGCCGAGGGGCGGCATCAGGTGCGCGGCGTCGCCCAGCAGCGTCACACCCGGCACGTGCTCCCAGACGTGCGGTACCGGCAGCGCGAACAGGGGGCGGTTGACGAAGTCGTGGTCGCCGTCGAGCAGGGCGTAACGCAGCCCTTCGGCCCATCCGTCGAGCCGCTCCGAGAGGTACGCGCGGGTCGCCGCCCTGTCCTCCAGGTCCACCCCGGCGGCCGTGTGCCAGTCCTGCGGGGCCCGGAAGGCCACATACGCGCGGATGTGGCCGTTGCTGTTCCGCTGGGCGAACAGGATCGACGAGTCGGACCCCGCCACCAGCGTGCCCGGGCCGACCAGCCGCGCCAGTTCGGGATGGCGCACATCGCAGTCGTCGAAGCCGGTCTCGATGAAGGCGACGCCCGTGTACGCGGGCAGCGCCTCCGAGACGGCCGGGCGGACCCGCGACCACGCGCCGTCGGCGCCGACGACCAGGTCGAAGTCCTCGGTGGCACCGTCCGCGAACTCCAGGCGGCAGGTGCCGTCACCGAGGGGCAGCGCGCTGTTGACGGCGCTTCCCCAGCGGACCGTCCCCGGCGCGAGCGAGTCCAGCAGCAGCCCGCGCAGGTGCCCTCGGTCGATCTCCGGACGGTCCTCCACACCCGCGCCCTCGTCCCCGGGGGGCCACTCCTGTTCCTGGGCGGCCGCGGTGACGTGGTCCACCTTCCGCCACTCCTGGCCCTCGGGACGGGACAGGGCGTGGAACCGGTCCAGCAGGCCCGCCACGCGGAGGGCCGCCTGGCCCGTGTCCGGGTGCAGGTCGAGTGTGCCGCCCTGCGGACGGGCGTCGAAGGCCGTCTCGCGTTCGAAGACGGTGACGGACCGGCCGTGCAGCTGGAGGACGCGTGCACAGACGAGGCCGCCGAGGCCGCCCCCGACGATCGCGACGCGGGCGTCACGGGTGAGCTTCATGGATTCCCCTCCAGGGGTGATCAGGACGCCGGACCGCTCGTCCGACGCCTCTCCAAAAAAGCACAGCCACTAAAAAAGCGCAATCACTAAACTTTCGAACTGGCTAAGCGGCGGGCTATCCTCCCCTCATGACCGGACCCGCCCCGCACATCGAGCCCCCCGCCCCCGCCGACAGCGACGCCCCGGTCGGCCGCCGCGAACGCAAGAAGGCCCGGACCCGCAAGGCCCTGGCCGACGCCGCGCTGGAACTCTTCCTCGAACGCGGCTTCGAGCAGGTCAGCGTGAAGGAGATCGCCGACGCCGCGGATGTCTCGGTGACCACCCTGTTCAAGCACTTCGCCGGCAAGGAAGCGCTCGTCTTCGACCTGGACGACGACATCGAGGCCGCCCTCGTCGCCGCCGTACGCGACCGGGCGCCCGGCCGGTCGGTCCCGCAGGCCTTGTGCGACTACGTCCTGCTGACCGAGGACCAAGCCGCCCAGCACGACTTCGCCCCCTTCGCCCGCCTGGTGGCCGACACCCCGGCGCTGCGCGACTACGCCCACCGCATGTGGATGCGCCATGAAACGGCCCTGGCGCGGGCCATCGCCCAGGAGGCCGGCGCCCCGGAAGACGACCCCGCCTGCGCCGCACTGGCCCACTTCGCCCTGGAATCCCGCGAACTCGCCCAGCGGTACACCGATCGCAAGCGCGCCGCCGAGGAGATCTTCGCGCTGCTGGAACGGGGGTGGGCGGCGGTGCGGCCCGGGACGTGAGCCGCGCACGTCACTCATGCCGTGCGGCAGGCCCCGCGCCTCCGGTGCCGGGCGGCAGGCCCCGCGCCACCGCCCCCGTGATGTCGCTTACGACCGGCGGCGGGGCTTGCGGCCCTTCGCGGACTTCGACGTGGCGGAGCCGCCCCGAGGACCTCGGGGGGACTTGCCGGCCGGCTTGCCGCCGGCGGCCTTCTGGCGCGCGCCGCCCTTGCCGGACTGCCGGGCCTTCGGCCGGTCCGTGGCCTCGGGACGCGCACGGCCGCGGGTGCTGTTGACCGTACGGCCGCGGACGATGCCGATGAAGTCCTCGACCTGGTCGGTGGTCCGCTCCTCCGGCCAGGCCAGCGCGACCTGCGACTGGGGCGCGTCCGTCAGCGTCCGGTATTTGAGGTCCTTGCGGTGGTACAGCCGGGCCAGCGACTGCGGGACGACCAGCAGGCCGATGCCCGCCGCCACCAGCTCGATCGCGTCCGCCGTCGTGGCGGGCCGCTCGAACGCGGGCTGCCCCGGCGGGCGCTCCCAGCCGAGGGTGTCGTCGAGGGGGTGCAGCACGATCTCGTCGGCCAGTTCCTCGACGGTGATCTCGTCGGCCGCCGTGAACAGGTGGTCCTTCGGGACGACGACCACGGTCGTCTCCGTGTAGAGGGGGATCGCGCTGAAGTACGTACGGTCGACCGGCAGCCGTACGAAACCCGCGTCGGCGCCGCCGTCCCGCAGCACGTCGTACGCCTCGGCGGCGGGCGTCGCGACGAGCGTGAGGGGAATGCCGGGCAGCCGCTCGTTCCAGATCCGCACCCACTTGGTGGGCGTCACCCCCGGGACGTACGCGAGCCGGAACGAAGGGGTTTCTTCCGAGCCTGTCACTCCGCCAGGTTACCGGTCGTGGTCAGAGGTGGCGCACACGATCGATACCCTTGACATCATGACGTCGCACCAGAACACCCAGACGATGAAGCCCGCGACCGCGGCGAAGAAGCTGGGTGTGTACCTCGAAGCCACCCCCGCCGAGTTCCAGGAGGGTGTCGTCTCGCGCGCCGAGCTGAACGCGCTGCAGACCGACCCGCCCGAGTGGCTCCGGGAGCTGCGACGCAACGGCCCCCACCCGCGCCCCGTCGTCGCCGCGAAGCTGGGCGTCTCCATCTCGGGCCTCGCCCGCGGCGGGGTCACCGAGCCCCTCACCACGGAACAGATCGAGGCCCTGAAGGCCGAGTCCCCCGAGTGGCTGCAGAAGGAGCGCGCCACCCAGGCCGAGGTCCGCAAGGAAGCCGTGCGGATCAGGGAAAAGCAGAAGCAGGAGCGCGAGAAGCGGGCGGAGCGGGAGACGGGCGGGGAGTAGCAGAGGCGCGGGGAGCAGGAGAGGCGCGGGGGCGGGCAGGGCCGCTCGCGCTTCCGGGGCCGGATTGTCCCGGCCCCCTTCGGCGCGCCTCTCGGGACGCGCCTCTCACCGCACCCGTCGCGCCCGTAGCACCGTGTCGTGGGTGTGGTGGGTGCCGGCGGGGGGCGGGGTGGTCCGGGGGCGGGTCTCGTTGGATTCGACACTCCAGTCAGCGGGGTCCAGGAGCCGGGCGATGCCGTCGGGCTCGTAGTAGTCGGCGGGGTCGAAGCCGTCTTCCGGGCGCGGGGCCAGGCCGCTGAGGTCGTGGCTGACGAAGAGCAGGGTGCCGCCGGGCGCGACGGCCCTCAGCAGACCGCGCAGCGCGGTGTGGTCCGGCTCGCGCCGGAGCGGAAAGTACTGGACGGACACCAGATCGAACGCCTCGGCCGGGGGTGGAGTCGCGGTCAGGTCGGCCCGGGCCCACGCCACCCGGTCGGCGAAGTCCGTGGCGAGGTCCGCCGCCGTCGCGGCGGCGCGTCGCAGAGCGACCTGGGAAACGTCGACCGCGGTGACCTGCCAACCGCGCCGGGCCAGCCACAGCGCGTCGGCGCCTTCACCGCACCCCACATCGAGCGCCTGCCCGGGCGGCAGGCCGGTGACCTCGCCGACGAGTACGGGATTGGGCGCGCCGCTGAAGACCTGCTCGCGGCTGCGGTACATCGCGTCCCAGGATTCGGCGCTCTCCTGTATGCCGACAGGCCCGGTGGCGGGCCGAAACTGCTGGGTCATCATGACCACCTCCGCGGTCAATGTGCCGCTCCCCGCCACGAGCCCGCAAAGTTCTTTGCGGAAACCGCAAACCAGGCGCTGCGCGCGGTTCGCTCAGTGGGCGCTCCGCGCGCGTTCCCGGGTTCCCACGACATGGCTGTCCACGTACCGGACGAGGGTCAGCGCGTCCTCCGGGTCGTCGGCGCGGAAGGCGACGCGACGCACCAGGAACACCGAGTCCAGCGCGACGCCCTCGCGGGCCAGGACGTAGACGAGGGTGAGGAAGGCGGACCGGGCGTTGCCGTCGTCGAAGGGGTGGAAGAAGCAGACGTCCAGGTAGGCACGTGCGGCACGGGCGATCAGGGAGAGGGGCTGCCCGCCGTCCGGTGCGCCTCCGCCGTCCGGTGCGCCTCCGCCGCCCGGCCCGCTGCTGCTGCCCGGTCCGCTCTCGGCCAAGCAGGCGTCGAGCCTGGCACGGGTGTCCGGGCCTATGCCGTAACGTTCCCGCCCCCTCTTGGCGAAAGCGGGAGCGCTGCGGAACGGCGGCGGGTGCGGCGTACCCAGTACGTGCTTCTGCCAGCCACGGAGCAGTTCGAAGTCGAGCGGGGCGCCGCGCGCCGCGTCGGCCCGCAGCATCTCCAGGGCGGCGAGCAGACCTTCGGCGCGGGCGGGGTCCACGGCGCCGTCGAAGGAACGGATGTCCTCGGCCGCGCCGTCACTCGACGGGAGCACCGGCCCGTCCACACCGCCGTCCGGGTCCTCGTGCCACGGCACGATCTCGCGTACCGCCAGCCAGCGTTCCAGGTGGTCCGGCGCGGGCCCGGCGGACCATGCCTCGTACTGTGGCCGCAGCGACAGCGCCACCCGCTCCGCGACATCGTCGACCAGCACCGTGCCGGGCGCGGTCCAGCTCTCGAACCGCCCGCCGATCGCCTGCTCGACCAGTTCCTCCGCCACGTCGGGCGCGAACCCCCAGTAGCCGAGGAACCAGGTGAGCACCTGCTTGCAGTGCCCGTGCCAGCCACTGCCGGCACCGGTGCGGTCGCTCACCTGGAGGATCAGGTTGCGGGCCGCGCGCTCCCACAGGATCCGCTGCTCCTCGATCGCGGCCGGCTCCAACGGGTACGCCTCGAACCACCCGACCAGAGTCTCCACCCACCCGCGCCACTCGCACAGCGCCGCGACGACCCGGGCGAGCGTCTCCTTCGGAGTGCTGATCGAATCCCGAGGGCAGCACCAGCTACCGACCGGCCCCCCGTCGAAGTCCCCTTCGTCGTGCGACCAGCGCCAGCCGATGGCCCAGGGTCCGTAGTGCCGCACGAGGGCATACGACATGGCGTCGGCCCAGGACGTGCCCTCGCCGCGACTCCAACGGATCAGTGTCATATCGCTGAGCGGGAGGTCCGGGCGGCGCGGCACGCACCGGGCCGGCCCCAGCGAGTGCACGACGTGCGCGGCCGACGCGCTGTCGAAGGGATGACGGGCGGGGTCCACCTCGTCCCAGGCCAGAAAGAGCGGGGTCAGTTCGGGTAGCACCGCGTCAGCCTGCCATGTCCGCCAGGAGAACGATCAGGATTTCTTGACGTTCCGGTACGCCCCCGACCGCGATACGTGCGCCCGGTCGCGGTTATGCGTCCTCACCGGAGCGCTCCGCACGCCGCATCAGCGGGGTGGTGACCCACCCGTCCTCCAGCAGCGCGAACAGCTCCCGTATCGCCCTCGCCGGGTCGTCGCTCGCGCGGGCGAGACTGGGGATTTCCAGGGCGAAGCGGGCCAGGCCGGTGAGGGCGAGGTCGTCCGGGGGGAGTCCCGTCGCCTCTGCGAGGGCGCCGGCCAGCGTCTTTTCGTGGCGCAGCCACATGCGCCGGGCGTAGTCCCGCAAGGCGGGGGTGGATTCGACGAGGACGAAGGTGGGGTCGTCGGGCCGCGCGGCGGTGCGGGTCCGCATCAGGTGGTCGCGCAGGGCGTGCAGGACGGGCTTGCCCGGGTCTCGGTCGCGGATGGCGGCGACCAGCGCGCTCTCGATGTCCGTGTCGAGGTCGAAGACGAGCGCTTCCTTGCTGGGGAAGTGCTTGAACAGCGTGCTCAGTGAGACGTCGGCCGCCTCCGCCACTTCCCTGACGCCGACGTCGTCGAACCCACGCTCGGTGAACAGCCGCACCGCGGCGTCCGCCAGGGCCTGCCTGGTCTGCGCCTTCTTGCGCTCGCGGCGCCCTGTGGTCGTGTCGGCCATGGTGCCACCTTAGCCCACGACGGGTGATCCGATCGTAAAGGCGAGCAGCGCGTAAAAGAGATCGGCACGTAAAGGCGATCGACACGTCAAAGCAAGCGGATCAAAAGTCGGATCAGTTGTACTTTTGAAGCGGATGTGTTTCTGTGAGTCGCCTCGCCGGGGCCTCGCCTCGCCGGGTACTGGTGTCGTCTCGCCGGGACCTGGCTTCGCCTTGCCGGGACCTTGGTCTCCCCTCGCCGGGGCCTCGCTCCCGGGGCCCGGGGCGCGTCCCCGTACCGCAATGCCTCCACAGAACGGAGCACGTCCTCATGCCCACCACCCCTCGCATCGCGATCGTCGGCGCCGGTCCCGGCGGCCTCGCCTGCGCTTGCGTCCTGCAGCGGCACGGCGTGCCGGTCACGGTCTTCGAGCGGGAGGACGACGCCGGCTCCCGCGCGCAGGGCGGCACGCTCGACATCCATGAGGAAACGGGTCAGGCCGCCCTGCGTGCGGCCGGAGTGTTCGACCGGTTCCTCGCGCTGTCCCGGCCCGAAGGCCAGGAGTGGCGCTTGTACGACCGTCACGCGCACCTGATACGTCATGACCGGGCCGGTGAGGGCGATGTGAGCCGGCCGGAGATCGACCGTGGCCTGCTGCGCGCGCTTCTCCTCGATTCCCTCGCCCCCGGCACGGTCCGCTGGGGGCGCGGTGCGACCGCCGTCACTCCGCTGACCGGCGGCCTGGCCCGCCTCCACTTCCAGGACCGCACCGCCGAGGACTTCGACCTGGTCGTCGGCGCCGACGGCGCCTGGTCCCGGGTGCGCCCCGCGCTCTCCGGCGCCCGCCCCGCCTACACCGGTGTCACGATGGTGGAAGTCCGCTTCGAAGACGTCGACCGCCGGCGCCCCGGCATCGCCCGCCTGGTCGGCAGCGGCACCATGTCGGCCAAGGCGGGCCACCGCAGCCTGGTGCTGCAACGCAACAGCGACGGGCACGTCCGCGGCTACATCACCTTCCGCGGGCCGCTGGACTGGCACGCCGGTCTCGACCTCGCCGACACCGAAGCCGTACGCGCCCGCCTCCTCGCCCGGTACCGGGGCTGGGACGAGAGCCTGCTGGACATCCTGCGCGCCAACGACGGCGCATTCGTCAACCGGCCCATGTTCGTCCTGCCCGTTCCCCATGCGTGGCGGCGCGTCCCCGGCGTCACCCTGCTCGGCGACGCCGCCCATCTGATGCCGCCCATCGGCGTCGGCGTGAACCTCGCCCTGCTCGACGGCGCCGAACTGGCCCGCTCCGTCATCGATCACCCCACCATCGACCGGGCCCTCGACGTATACGAAAGCGTCATGCTGCCCCGCGCCCTCGACCACGCGAGGACGGCACAGCAGCTGCTCGCGACGCTCCTGCCCGACAGCGACTCGGACGCCGCGCTTTTCCCTGATGCGGTGTGGCCCTCGGCTGACGGTGCCGGCGCTGCTACCGGCGCCGGCACCGACGCCGATACGGGTGCCCCTGCGGCTGTCGATACGGCCGACGGTGTCGACCCGCACGCCGCGCCCACGGGCTGAGCCGCGGCACGCTCGGCTGAGTTGGCGATCATGTGGGGATGGCTGAGAACCCATCACCCGTCATACGCCTCCCTCGGTACACGAAGACGGACCAGCAGGAGATCCTCGGCGAAGGCGACGACCCCTTCGGCGTCGCCGGGACCGGGCTGGCCTTTCTGCCCAAGGAGGAGCACTTCGGCATCCGAAGCGGCGGCCGGCTCGTGGCCCACGCGGGGTTGCTGCGGCTGCCCGTGCTGATCGGGGACGTCGCGACCGAGGCGGTGGGTGTCGGCGGGGTGGCCGTCGCGCCCGATATGCAGGGCCAGGGCCTGGCGCGACGCGTCGTCGCGGCCGCACTGGAACACGCCCGCACCATGGGCCCGCAGCACGCCCTCCTGTTCTGCCGGCCGCCCCTCGTGCCGCTGTACCAGCGCCTCGGCTGGCACCTGCTGGAGGCGGACGTCCTCGTGGAACAGCCCGAAGCCCGCCTCGTCCCCATGCCGCTGCACACCATGGTGACGCCCCTGCGCGACGGAGCGCGCTGGCCCACAGGGACGGTGCGCTTGTTCTCGCTCCCGATGTGACGGTCCGGCCGGCTGCCGGGATTCCGCTGTGACCGAGAATTTTAGTTGGCGGATCTTGGTCTGAGCCGTGCAGGTCACATGGGCTTGGAGAATTCTTGTTGGCAGATCTTGAGAGGGATAGTTGGCGGATCATGAGCGCGGAGGTTGACTGTGAGTGAGCGCCGGTGCGTTGATGAGCTGCGCCGAGTCTCGACGGGCGATACGGCCGCCTCTCCGCACACAGCAGCAGCCCTCGCGCCGTTCGCCGGCGACGCCCTGGTCGTGCCTCTCGGCAGCTACGGACTACTCTTCTTCCTTCTCGCCACCGTCTCGGTGGCCGCCGCGCTTATCGCACCGTGGACAGGCAGCAGCGTCATACGCCGCCGCTCCGGACGACGGCCCCGCAGCATTGACCAACATTGATCATTGGTGATCTCCCCCTCCGAGGATTGCGCTGGCGTAGTCCGGCAGGAGGTCGTGGAGGTATGCGTAGAAGGGGTGGTCCGGACGTTGGTGCAGGAGTGACGAGATGACCGCGGCGTCGATCACAGCGACTCCCCCTACGGGCAGTGGCTGCAAGTCCGGCGCCAAACGCCACTCGCTACCGGTGAGGCGGGACCAGATCAGGGCGGAGAAGCCGACGCGGATGCGGGATGCCTTCTTGGAGCCGGCGGCGATGGTTCGACGCCTGCCGGGGTAGTTCTCCGTGATCTTCTGCATCTCCGAGACCGGGAGTGTCCAGTTCGCGAAGCGCTTTCGCCGATCGTGGTAGTCCACCGGCGGCTGATCGGCGACATGGTCGGTGAAGCGCTGGAACAGGGTGGGTAGGTCTGCTCGGCGTCCGTGCAGGCGCTCCTCCAACGGCCGGAATCTCCCCCAGGAGCCCATCCAATCCGGAGGGATGCCGAGGTAGGCCCCTGCCTCTTGCAGTGACATACCCATCGCTGCCTGGACGAGATGGGCTGCGAGGCCCCTGCGGGTCGCGACGTTCGCGGGCGAGCGGCCCAAGAGTCCGAGCGGTGCCGCGATGATCTCCGTCCATTCCTCGGGAAGGCGTTGGGGGATGGCTTGCGGGGAGTAGCTACGTCGGCGGATGTGCAGGAACCCCGGTAGAGCGACCTGGGTGGGCAGCGGCCGGGGGAACCGCTGATCGAGAAGTTGGAAGACTTCGTGTTGGAACAACGGAGAGCTGTCGCGCCGCAGAGTCAGCCATGTGTGGCCCCAGGCGGGGATCTCGCGGGGAGGCAGTTCGGCGATGAGCCGACCGAGTTCCAGGCGGAGTTCCGGCAGGGGCAGGTTCAGGATCCGCGCCGAGATGGCCAGGAGGGCGGCTGTGCCCCGGGCCGAGAAGACGTCGCTGTCCCATCGTGTCTGGGCGGTGGTGGAGAGTCTCAGAGACGGAGCTGGCCCGGATCGGCTGAGGTCGTGATCGAGGGCCTGCGTGAGCGGGCCGCTCGGTGCCAGGTTGGCCGTCAGGGGCCAGGTGGCGCGGATGAGCGCGGCCAGAACGAGGAGGTCCGTCATGCGGTTGTGGCCGGCCAGAGGGTCCAGTGAGCGGTGGGCGCCGTAGGGGCGGGCTTGCAGAAGGCGTTGCTGCAAGTCGAGCAGGTTGTCCGACGGGATGTCGCTGTCGGTGAGATCGATGGTGTCGAGCCGGGCGCCGCAGGGGCCCTGTCCGGGGTCGACGACGTTGCGGCATTGGGCTGGATGGAGTGGGTCGAGATGCGGCTCGACGATCAGACGGCGTGAGTTGCCTCGGATCATCAGTGCCGGCAGCTCGCAGGCGGGGCAGGTGGTCAAAAGAAAGGAGCGGTGCTCCAGGCAGGCGAAGTTGGCAGCCATCCGCCATGCCAGTTTCCAGGATCCTCCGTGGCGTTGCTGGATGGCCGAGCCGTCGCCGGCGAGGCAGGAGGGGCAGTAGCGTGTCGATGTCGTCAGGAGCCAGACGGGGAAGACGCCTCGGGGAGCGGGCGACAGGCCGCGCATGCCCAGGAGGGCTTCGGCCACGGGCGGGTAGCTGTTGACGTGGGGCTTGAAGGTGAGCGCGTCCGCCTCCTGCGTCGACATGCCAGTGGTAGCGCAGAATGCGGCGAGTACGTCTCTCTCCAGCATGAACATCCGGCGCGCGGGCGCGGAGTTGCTGCGCGGGCCGATCAGCCCGGTGTGCTGCAGAAGGACGACAGGTTTCAGGTCCAGGCGGTGGGCGAGCCGCAGGATGAAGCCGTGAAGGTCTTCGTCGGGCAGCGGCGACAGGCTCCGGGGCAGTTGTGCGAGCGGGCGCCGCACGGATCAGCCTGGGGCCTGGTGGATGCGGGGCCCGTGGTCGTCGAAGACGGTGTTGCCGCTGCGGGAGCGGCGCTTGACGGGCGTACGTGCCTCATCCGGGCTCCCGTACGGCGATATCAGCTCATCCAGGACGCATACGTCGGAACGGACCTGGGCGGCGGCCTTGGAGTTCACCGCACCAGATCATCAGCTCGTACGGCTTCCCGCAGCAGTTGATCACAACTGATCGCTTCGCAGAGTTACTGCGGAGCGACATC encodes:
- a CDS encoding TetR/AcrR family transcriptional regulator → MADTTTGRRERKKAQTRQALADAAVRLFTERGFDDVGVREVAEAADVSLSTLFKHFPSKEALVFDLDTDIESALVAAIRDRDPGKPVLHALRDHLMRTRTAARPDDPTFVLVESTPALRDYARRMWLRHEKTLAGALAEATGLPPDDLALTGLARFALEIPSLARASDDPARAIRELFALLEDGWVTTPLMRRAERSGEDA
- a CDS encoding DUF5997 family protein, with protein sequence MTSHQNTQTMKPATAAKKLGVYLEATPAEFQEGVVSRAELNALQTDPPEWLRELRRNGPHPRPVVAAKLGVSISGLARGGVTEPLTTEQIEALKAESPEWLQKERATQAEVRKEAVRIREKQKQEREKRAERETGGE
- a CDS encoding TetR/AcrR family transcriptional regulator; the protein is MTGPAPHIEPPAPADSDAPVGRRERKKARTRKALADAALELFLERGFEQVSVKEIADAADVSVTTLFKHFAGKEALVFDLDDDIEAALVAAVRDRAPGRSVPQALCDYVLLTEDQAAQHDFAPFARLVADTPALRDYAHRMWMRHETALARAIAQEAGAPEDDPACAALAHFALESRELAQRYTDRKRAAEEIFALLERGWAAVRPGT
- a CDS encoding FAD-dependent oxidoreductase — encoded protein: MPTTPRIAIVGAGPGGLACACVLQRHGVPVTVFEREDDAGSRAQGGTLDIHEETGQAALRAAGVFDRFLALSRPEGQEWRLYDRHAHLIRHDRAGEGDVSRPEIDRGLLRALLLDSLAPGTVRWGRGATAVTPLTGGLARLHFQDRTAEDFDLVVGADGAWSRVRPALSGARPAYTGVTMVEVRFEDVDRRRPGIARLVGSGTMSAKAGHRSLVLQRNSDGHVRGYITFRGPLDWHAGLDLADTEAVRARLLARYRGWDESLLDILRANDGAFVNRPMFVLPVPHAWRRVPGVTLLGDAAHLMPPIGVGVNLALLDGAELARSVIDHPTIDRALDVYESVMLPRALDHARTAQQLLATLLPDSDSDAALFPDAVWPSADGAGAATGAGTDADTGAPAAVDTADGVDPHAAPTG
- a CDS encoding class I SAM-dependent methyltransferase; protein product: MTQQFRPATGPVGIQESAESWDAMYRSREQVFSGAPNPVLVGEVTGLPPGQALDVGCGEGADALWLARRGWQVTAVDVSQVALRRAAATAADLATDFADRVAWARADLTATPPPAEAFDLVSVQYFPLRREPDHTALRGLLRAVAPGGTLLFVSHDLSGLAPRPEDGFDPADYYEPDGIARLLDPADWSVESNETRPRTTPPPAGTHHTHDTVLRARRVR
- a CDS encoding LysR family transcriptional regulator substrate-binding protein, translating into MTGSEETPSFRLAYVPGVTPTKWVRIWNERLPGIPLTLVATPAAEAYDVLRDGGADAGFVRLPVDRTYFSAIPLYTETTVVVVPKDHLFTAADEITVEELADEIVLHPLDDTLGWERPPGQPAFERPATTADAIELVAAGIGLLVVPQSLARLYHRKDLKYRTLTDAPQSQVALAWPEERTTDQVEDFIGIVRGRTVNSTRGRARPEATDRPKARQSGKGGARQKAAGGKPAGKSPRGPRGGSATSKSAKGRKPRRRS
- a CDS encoding Fic family protein; the protein is MLPELTPLFLAWDEVDPARHPFDSASAAHVVHSLGPARCVPRRPDLPLSDMTLIRWSRGEGTSWADAMSYALVRHYGPWAIGWRWSHDEGDFDGGPVGSWCCPRDSISTPKETLARVVAALCEWRGWVETLVGWFEAYPLEPAAIEEQRILWERAARNLILQVSDRTGAGSGWHGHCKQVLTWFLGYWGFAPDVAEELVEQAIGGRFESWTAPGTVLVDDVAERVALSLRPQYEAWSAGPAPDHLERWLAVREIVPWHEDPDGGVDGPVLPSSDGAAEDIRSFDGAVDPARAEGLLAALEMLRADAARGAPLDFELLRGWQKHVLGTPHPPPFRSAPAFAKRGRERYGIGPDTRARLDACLAESGPGSSSGPGGGGAPDGGGAPDGGQPLSLIARAARAYLDVCFFHPFDDGNARSAFLTLVYVLAREGVALDSVFLVRRVAFRADDPEDALTLVRYVDSHVVGTRERARSAH
- a CDS encoding GNAT family N-acetyltransferase, encoding MAENPSPVIRLPRYTKTDQQEILGEGDDPFGVAGTGLAFLPKEEHFGIRSGGRLVAHAGLLRLPVLIGDVATEAVGVGGVAVAPDMQGQGLARRVVAAALEHARTMGPQHALLFCRPPLVPLYQRLGWHLLEADVLVEQPEARLVPMPLHTMVTPLRDGARWPTGTVRLFSLPM
- a CDS encoding TniQ family protein, translating into MRRPLAQLPRSLSPLPDEDLHGFILRLAHRLDLKPVVLLQHTGLIGPRSNSAPARRMFMLERDVLAAFCATTGMSTQEADALTFKPHVNSYPPVAEALLGMRGLSPAPRGVFPVWLLTTSTRYCPSCLAGDGSAIQQRHGGSWKLAWRMAANFACLEHRSFLLTTCPACELPALMIRGNSRRLIVEPHLDPLHPAQCRNVVDPGQGPCGARLDTIDLTDSDIPSDNLLDLQQRLLQARPYGAHRSLDPLAGHNRMTDLLVLAALIRATWPLTANLAPSGPLTQALDHDLSRSGPAPSLRLSTTAQTRWDSDVFSARGTAALLAISARILNLPLPELRLELGRLIAELPPREIPAWGHTWLTLRRDSSPLFQHEVFQLLDQRFPRPLPTQVALPGFLHIRRRSYSPQAIPQRLPEEWTEIIAAPLGLLGRSPANVATRRGLAAHLVQAAMGMSLQEAGAYLGIPPDWMGSWGRFRPLEERLHGRRADLPTLFQRFTDHVADQPPVDYHDRRKRFANWTLPVSEMQKITENYPGRRRTIAAGSKKASRIRVGFSALIWSRLTGSEWRLAPDLQPLPVGGVAVIDAAVISSLLHQRPDHPFYAYLHDLLPDYASAILGGGDHQ
- a CDS encoding FAD-dependent oxidoreductase, which produces MKLTRDARVAIVGGGLGGLVCARVLQLHGRSVTVFERETAFDARPQGGTLDLHPDTGQAALRVAGLLDRFHALSRPEGQEWRKVDHVTAAAQEQEWPPGDEGAGVEDRPEIDRGHLRGLLLDSLAPGTVRWGSAVNSALPLGDGTCRLEFADGATEDFDLVVGADGAWSRVRPAVSEALPAYTGVAFIETGFDDCDVRHPELARLVGPGTLVAGSDSSILFAQRNSNGHIRAYVAFRAPQDWHTAAGVDLEDRAATRAYLSERLDGWAEGLRYALLDGDHDFVNRPLFALPVPHVWEHVPGVTLLGDAAHLMPPLGVGANHALLDGADLAQALVTEERVDDAVRAYEELMLPRSSELAKQCAEGLRHLVP